Proteins encoded together in one Planctomyces sp. SH-PL14 window:
- a CDS encoding DUF58 domain-containing protein — MSTPSSPPVNDPTALAKYGQLDFVARLIVEGYMLGQHKSPFKGSSVEFVEHRQYYPGDEIRHIDWRAYGKTGKYYIKEFEEETNMRAYLLVDGSGSMAYAGKTLSKFDYARHVAAALGYLLLSQRDAVGLMTFDTKVRERIDPATHPFTFRRITQSLQSWKPGDETSLAEVFASMLPLIKRRSLLIVLSDFFDDTAKLLEAIKQFRHARHEVLLLQIVAPEEEDFPFAKPTQFHSLEQETHRILVDPHRLRAIYLEQYRAHNQEIARIAGVAGMDYQKIVTTESYGKTLGVYLDARTRRLGR, encoded by the coding sequence ATGTCGACTCCGTCGAGTCCGCCGGTGAATGATCCGACCGCTCTCGCGAAGTACGGCCAGCTCGACTTCGTGGCGCGGCTGATCGTCGAAGGCTACATGCTCGGCCAGCACAAGAGCCCCTTCAAAGGATCGAGCGTCGAGTTCGTCGAGCACCGCCAGTACTACCCGGGGGACGAGATCCGCCACATCGACTGGCGGGCTTACGGCAAGACCGGGAAGTACTACATCAAGGAGTTCGAAGAAGAGACGAACATGCGGGCCTACCTGCTGGTCGATGGTTCCGGCAGCATGGCCTACGCGGGGAAAACGCTCTCCAAGTTCGACTACGCGCGGCACGTCGCGGCGGCCCTCGGCTACCTCCTGCTCTCGCAGCGGGACGCGGTGGGACTGATGACATTCGATACGAAGGTCCGGGAACGCATCGATCCCGCGACGCACCCCTTCACGTTCCGCCGGATCACGCAGAGCCTCCAGTCCTGGAAGCCAGGGGACGAGACGAGCCTCGCGGAAGTCTTCGCCTCGATGCTCCCGCTGATCAAGCGGCGGAGCCTCCTGATCGTCCTCAGCGATTTCTTCGACGACACGGCCAAGCTTCTGGAGGCGATCAAGCAGTTCCGCCACGCCCGCCACGAAGTCCTGCTCCTGCAGATCGTCGCTCCGGAAGAGGAAGATTTTCCCTTCGCGAAGCCGACGCAGTTTCACAGCCTCGAGCAGGAGACGCACCGGATCCTCGTCGATCCGCACCGCCTCCGCGCGATCTATCTCGAGCAGTACCGGGCCCACAACCAGGAGATCGCCCGCATCGCCGGCGTGGCGGGGATGGATTACCAGAAGATCGTGACGACGGAATCGTACGGGAAAACGCTCGGCGTCTATCTCGACGCGCGGACGCGGCGGCTGGGCCGATAG
- a CDS encoding triphosphoribosyl-dephospho-CoA synthase, which produces MTSHTVSSSSPSLEELLRQACLMEVSARKAGNVHPEASFADTTFQDFVASAELVAPILAQAAAIGVGQAILDAVRATRDALGKNTNLGMILLLAPLAAVPPTAKLTDGIGDVLRGLTVRDAELVYEAIRLARPGGLGKVDRGDVHDAPQMTLLEAMTLAKDRDLIAAEYATDFAFTTRQSAGILVRTSHLDWELQVIHLHLWMLSRQPDTLITRKCGEEVAEEAQGWAQHIFAEGWPETDGSIRLFQKFDRWLRAEGNQRNPGTTADLVAGTLFVVLRDRLTRFEDWPPAADRGASV; this is translated from the coding sequence ATGACTTCCCACACCGTTTCGTCCTCCTCTCCGTCCCTCGAAGAGCTGCTGCGGCAGGCGTGCCTCATGGAGGTCTCCGCGCGAAAGGCGGGGAACGTTCATCCCGAGGCCTCCTTCGCCGACACGACGTTCCAGGACTTTGTCGCCTCGGCGGAACTCGTCGCGCCGATCCTGGCCCAGGCCGCCGCGATCGGCGTCGGGCAGGCGATTCTCGATGCGGTCCGGGCGACCCGCGACGCGCTCGGGAAGAACACGAATCTGGGAATGATCCTGCTCCTCGCGCCGCTCGCGGCGGTGCCGCCGACCGCGAAGCTGACCGACGGGATCGGCGACGTCCTGCGGGGGCTGACCGTCCGCGACGCGGAGCTCGTCTACGAGGCGATCCGGCTCGCCCGCCCCGGCGGACTCGGCAAAGTGGATCGGGGCGATGTGCACGACGCCCCGCAGATGACGCTTCTCGAAGCGATGACGCTCGCGAAGGATCGGGACCTGATCGCCGCCGAATACGCCACTGACTTCGCCTTCACGACGCGGCAGTCGGCGGGGATCCTCGTTCGCACCAGTCACCTCGACTGGGAACTTCAGGTAATCCACCTCCACCTGTGGATGCTGTCGCGGCAGCCCGACACGCTCATCACCCGCAAGTGCGGCGAGGAGGTCGCCGAAGAGGCTCAGGGGTGGGCACAGCACATCTTTGCCGAAGGATGGCCGGAGACCGACGGCAGCATCCGCCTGTTCCAGAAATTCGATCGCTGGCTCCGTGCCGAAGGCAACCAGCGGAACCCGGGGACGACCGCCGACCTCGTGGCCGGGACGCTCTTCGTCGTCCTGCGGGACCGCCTTACCCGCTTTGAGGACTGGCCCCCGGCGGCGGATCGCGGCGCTTCCGTCTGA